A single region of the Pseudanabaena sp. FACHB-2040 genome encodes:
- a CDS encoding DUF502 domain-containing protein, with amino-acid sequence MLQKLKQDLKNDLIAGLLVIIPLATTIWLTITIASWVIRLLTRFPKQLNPFTGMHPLLTDFINLSIGLAVPLAVILVMGLMARNIAGRWLLDLGERTLQAIPLAGAIYKTLQQLLQTLLQDSKNRFRRVILIEYPRRGLWAVAFVTGSVTAAPAANQMLSVFIPTTPNPTTGWYAVVPESDVINLSISIEDAFKVLLSGGIVGPDLAAAVPPERTLRGLEEGRQPSTLPPNQPLADRNRQLSMLPLEED; translated from the coding sequence GTGTTGCAAAAGCTCAAACAAGATCTGAAAAACGATTTGATTGCGGGTCTGCTGGTGATTATTCCCCTAGCAACCACAATCTGGTTAACGATCACAATCGCATCCTGGGTGATCCGTCTGCTCACTCGGTTTCCCAAACAGCTCAACCCCTTCACGGGGATGCATCCCCTTCTGACAGACTTTATTAATCTGTCTATTGGGTTGGCTGTGCCGCTGGCAGTGATTTTGGTAATGGGGCTGATGGCCCGTAACATTGCTGGCCGCTGGCTGCTCGATTTGGGAGAGCGCACCCTACAGGCCATTCCTTTGGCCGGAGCAATTTACAAGACGCTGCAGCAGCTCCTGCAAACGCTGCTGCAAGACTCCAAAAACCGTTTCCGCCGCGTCATCTTGATCGAGTACCCGCGCCGTGGCCTGTGGGCCGTGGCCTTTGTCACTGGCTCGGTAACGGCTGCGCCCGCCGCAAATCAGATGTTGAGCGTCTTCATTCCCACTACGCCTAATCCCACGACTGGATGGTACGCAGTCGTGCCAGAAAGCGATGTGATCAACCTCTCGATTTCCATTGAAGACGCCTTTAAGGTACTGCTCTCAGGAGGCATTGTTGGCCCTGATCTGGCCGCTGCTGTGCCCCCCGAACGTACGCTGCGGGGCCTGGAAGAGGGACGTCAGCCGTCAACCCTACCGCCCAATCAGCCCCTAGCTGACCGAAACCGACAGCTGTCGATGCTGCCGCTGGAAGAAGATTAG
- the mgtE gene encoding magnesium transporter, with protein sequence MTEAQNPTAIKTVDRHELQELVRSQLEMLLGNRNYQGAKALLVPVQPADIAEAIEGLPETMQAIAFRLLSKNEAIEVYENLDSSVQQALVEEFKRQDVLDIVDKMSPDDRARLFEELPAKVVRRLLTQLSPQEREATALLLGYEAGTAGRIMTPEYIALKENWTVFRALEYIRSRADVSETIYYLYVTDVARRLTGILSLRDLVTGEPDHTIGALMTREVISVQTDVKQEEVARLIQRYDFLAVPVVDTEQRLVGIVTVDDVIDILEEETTKDIYALGGVQAGGDSYFQTNLLTVARKRVVWLSVLLLTNTLTTAVISSQEEILQEVVLLAAFIPLLIGSGGNVGAQSSTVVIRGLNTKEINSKKALSVIWREAIAGAFLGLMLGVAVTIWAYVLQGNLEVAVVVGISLVAISVLASTAGGALPIVFDSLGFDPALMSAPFITTVVDVLGVLIYLNLARYVLKL encoded by the coding sequence TTGACTGAAGCACAGAACCCAACAGCAATAAAGACCGTAGACCGGCATGAGCTGCAGGAACTGGTGCGATCGCAGCTAGAAATGCTGCTGGGAAATCGCAACTATCAAGGGGCTAAAGCCCTGCTGGTGCCCGTTCAGCCGGCCGATATTGCTGAGGCCATTGAAGGGTTGCCCGAAACTATGCAGGCCATCGCCTTTCGGCTGCTCTCTAAAAACGAAGCAATTGAGGTCTACGAAAACCTCGACTCCAGCGTGCAGCAGGCGCTAGTCGAGGAGTTTAAGCGCCAAGACGTGCTGGATATCGTCGATAAAATGTCGCCCGATGATCGGGCCCGACTGTTTGAGGAACTGCCCGCCAAGGTAGTGCGCCGCCTGCTGACTCAGCTCAGCCCCCAAGAGCGAGAAGCCACCGCTCTGCTGCTGGGCTACGAAGCCGGTACTGCTGGACGGATCATGACGCCGGAGTACATTGCCCTTAAGGAAAACTGGACGGTTTTTCGGGCGTTAGAGTACATCCGCAGCCGCGCCGACGTCAGCGAAACCATCTACTACCTTTATGTCACCGACGTGGCCCGCCGTCTCACCGGCATTCTCTCGCTGCGAGATCTGGTGACAGGTGAACCAGACCACACCATTGGCGCTCTGATGACGCGGGAGGTAATCTCCGTTCAGACCGATGTTAAGCAGGAGGAAGTAGCCCGCCTGATCCAGCGCTATGACTTTTTGGCAGTGCCGGTGGTAGACACAGAGCAGCGGCTCGTTGGTATTGTCACCGTCGATGATGTGATCGACATCCTTGAGGAAGAAACGACTAAGGATATCTATGCGCTGGGCGGCGTACAGGCAGGAGGCGACAGCTATTTTCAGACCAACCTGCTAACCGTGGCCCGTAAGCGAGTGGTGTGGCTTTCGGTCTTACTGTTAACCAACACGTTGACAACGGCCGTAATCAGCAGCCAGGAGGAAATTTTGCAGGAGGTGGTGCTGCTGGCTGCGTTCATTCCTCTGTTGATTGGCAGCGGTGGCAACGTGGGAGCCCAGTCGTCCACCGTCGTGATCCGGGGCCTTAACACTAAGGAAATCAATTCTAAGAAGGCCCTAAGCGTGATCTGGCGAGAAGCGATCGCAGGTGCCTTCCTCGGGCTCATGCTGGGGGTTGCTGTGACTATTTGGGCCTACGTGCTGCAGGGCAATCTTGAAGTTGCGGTAGTTGTAGGCATTAGTTTGGTGGCGATCTCGGTGCTGGCTTCTACCGCTGGCGGTGCTCTGCCTATCGTCTTCGACAGCCTGGGGTTTGACCCGGCTCTCATGTCTGCCCCTTTCATTACCACTGTTGTAGATGTCTTAGGCGTCTTGATTTATCTCAATTTGGCCCGCTACGTCCTAAAACTCTAG
- the cobU gene encoding bifunctional adenosylcobinamide kinase/adenosylcobinamide-phosphate guanylyltransferase, whose product MADLMADLTANRIVLVTGPTRSGKSEWAEHLAVSSSKPVRYVATSQIDPADGEWLARIEQHRQRRPQGWQVQEVPVALPEAIAEADAEVCLLVDSLGTWLANLLEQDAAAWQQTCDRLVVSLEQTPAQVILVAEEVGWGVVPAYPIGRLFCDRMGQLTRSVGAIAQAVYLVTAGYAVDVRQLGHPIPKP is encoded by the coding sequence ATGGCTGATTTAATGGCTGATTTAACCGCAAATCGGATTGTTTTGGTGACTGGGCCGACCCGTTCCGGAAAAAGTGAATGGGCCGAGCATTTGGCGGTCAGCTCCAGTAAGCCGGTGCGCTATGTGGCCACGTCGCAGATTGACCCAGCAGACGGGGAGTGGCTGGCCCGCATCGAGCAGCACCGACAGCGGCGACCCCAGGGCTGGCAGGTGCAGGAGGTGCCGGTAGCGCTGCCTGAAGCGATTGCAGAGGCGGATGCAGAGGTGTGTCTGCTAGTGGACTCTCTGGGAACCTGGCTAGCGAATTTGCTGGAGCAGGATGCAGCAGCATGGCAACAGACCTGTGATCGGCTGGTTGTTAGCCTGGAGCAAACGCCGGCTCAGGTGATTTTGGTGGCGGAGGAGGTGGGCTGGGGCGTGGTGCCTGCCTATCCGATAGGGCGGCTGTTTTGCGATCGCATGGGGCAGTTGACGCGAAGTGTGGGTGCGATCGCACAAGCCGTCTACTTAGTTACTGCCGGATATGCCGTAGACGTTCGCCAACTTGGACATCCTATCCCTAAGCCTTAG
- a CDS encoding ribonuclease Z: protein MQITFLGTSSGVPTRSRNVSSVALRLPQRAEVWLFDCGEGTQHQFLRSEFKSSQIRRIFITHMHGDHIFGLMGLLATCGLAGNPQQRIDIYGPPKLNEYLQASRRYSQTHFSLPIKVHTVEPGLVFEDDEFRVFCTLLEHRVPAYGYRIEEVDRPGHFDVKRAKALGIPPGPIYGRLKQGEALTLPDGRRVNGADLCGPPLVGRKVVYCTDTIFTERSVELAQKADVLIHEATFSHRDADLAYQRLHSTSTMAAQVALAAQVKRLIMTHFSPRYAPGNDIQLSDLLAEAQAIFPATLMAQDFFTYEVLRQEAAILAASAGS from the coding sequence TTGCAGATCACGTTTTTGGGAACAAGTTCAGGGGTGCCAACGCGATCGCGCAATGTGTCGAGTGTGGCGCTGCGACTGCCTCAGCGGGCAGAAGTCTGGCTGTTTGACTGTGGTGAGGGCACCCAGCACCAGTTTCTCAGAAGCGAGTTTAAATCTAGCCAAATTCGCCGCATCTTTATCACTCATATGCACGGCGATCACATCTTTGGCTTGATGGGGCTGCTGGCTACTTGCGGTCTAGCAGGCAACCCCCAGCAGCGCATCGATATCTATGGTCCACCCAAGCTGAACGAGTATTTGCAGGCCAGCCGCCGCTATTCCCAAACCCACTTTTCGCTGCCGATCAAAGTGCACACGGTAGAGCCGGGACTTGTCTTTGAAGACGACGAGTTCCGGGTGTTTTGCACACTGCTAGAGCACCGGGTACCAGCCTATGGCTACCGCATTGAAGAAGTCGATCGGCCTGGTCATTTCGATGTCAAGCGAGCTAAGGCCCTGGGCATCCCCCCCGGCCCCATCTATGGGCGGCTGAAGCAGGGAGAAGCTCTCACCCTGCCCGATGGCCGCCGCGTTAACGGGGCCGACTTGTGTGGGCCGCCGCTAGTGGGTCGCAAGGTAGTCTACTGCACTGACACTATTTTCACAGAGCGCTCCGTCGAGCTAGCTCAAAAGGCCGACGTACTCATTCACGAAGCTACCTTTTCTCATCGAGATGCCGACTTGGCCTACCAGCGGCTCCACTCTACCTCTACAATGGCAGCCCAGGTAGCGCTGGCGGCTCAAGTCAAGCGGCTGATCATGACCCACTTTAGCCCCCGCTATGCGCCAGGTAACGACATTCAGCTCTCGGATTTGTTGGCCGAAGCTCAGGCCATTTTCCCCGCGACGCTGATGGCCCAAGACTTCTTTACCTATGAAGTGCTTCGCCAAGAAGCGGCGATTTTAGCGGCGTCTGCCGGATCGTAG
- a CDS encoding recombinase family protein: MRVIAYLYSDPLLETPPAADIWGWEVDRVYQDFAAVAQPSQRPQLEALLADSGVVEGCPLEATAPPDYVLLRRLDELGESLDEVSQRLSALESLGCVVLAVEQDYVSYRVREARPDDPNPDIMHTTWRTALMRLSSEIQQQQRSRRLRQGHARNRVKALPPPGKAPYGYRRGKDRYALDRTAAPVVKEFFEQFLLFGSLRRAVRVLEKKYGKRISVSTGKRWLTNPVYRGDLAYQDGGIVQNTHAAILSRDEAAQIDRLLRRNSRLAPRTASAPRSLAGLVKCQACQSGMKISRVTVPRQQKEYLYLAPTHCAQAPKCKSLAYEAVLAEAIEAICRDLPNAIARLTQQMAPAGAPSPHPFNAQIQQKESALDQLPDLVTSGILDQDTADLRAYKLQTEIAQLQQRLAQLPPVNLQEIAQTVAISQFWLDLSEPERRFFFREFLREIKVIRADGEWHIELDFIFFG; the protein is encoded by the coding sequence ATGCGGGTGATTGCCTATCTCTATAGCGATCCGCTTCTAGAAACGCCACCTGCAGCCGATATTTGGGGGTGGGAAGTGGATCGCGTTTATCAAGATTTTGCTGCTGTCGCCCAACCCAGCCAGCGGCCCCAGCTAGAGGCTCTCCTGGCAGACAGTGGGGTAGTCGAAGGCTGCCCTCTAGAGGCTACCGCGCCTCCAGACTACGTGCTGCTGCGGCGACTAGATGAGCTGGGCGAGTCATTAGATGAGGTCAGCCAACGGCTCAGTGCTTTGGAGTCGCTGGGCTGTGTGGTACTAGCGGTTGAGCAGGACTATGTCAGCTATCGGGTGAGGGAAGCAAGACCTGATGACCCCAACCCAGACATCATGCACACCACTTGGCGCACTGCTCTGATGCGGCTCTCTAGCGAAATTCAGCAGCAGCAGCGGAGCCGTCGCTTGCGACAGGGCCACGCCCGCAACCGAGTAAAGGCGCTGCCCCCACCGGGCAAGGCTCCCTACGGCTACCGCCGAGGCAAAGACCGCTACGCCCTTGATCGCACTGCTGCCCCTGTTGTTAAAGAATTTTTTGAGCAGTTTTTGCTGTTTGGTTCCCTGCGCCGCGCTGTGCGGGTGCTGGAGAAGAAATACGGCAAGCGCATCTCTGTCTCTACCGGCAAACGTTGGCTAACCAACCCGGTATACCGGGGCGATTTGGCCTATCAAGATGGCGGCATTGTGCAAAATACGCACGCAGCCATTTTGTCTCGCGACGAGGCGGCTCAGATCGATCGGCTGCTGCGCCGCAACAGCCGTTTGGCCCCCCGCACAGCCAGCGCGCCTCGCTCTCTAGCCGGTCTTGTGAAGTGTCAGGCCTGCCAGTCGGGGATGAAGATTTCGCGGGTCACGGTGCCCCGGCAGCAGAAGGAGTATCTCTATCTAGCCCCCACCCACTGCGCCCAAGCCCCCAAATGTAAGTCCCTAGCCTATGAAGCAGTTTTGGCAGAGGCGATTGAGGCGATCTGCCGGGACTTGCCGAATGCGATCGCACGCCTAACCCAGCAGATGGCTCCAGCAGGCGCACCGTCCCCCCATCCCTTCAATGCTCAAATCCAGCAGAAAGAATCTGCCCTAGACCAGCTTCCCGATCTCGTCACCAGCGGCATTCTTGACCAAGACACCGCCGATCTAAGAGCCTACAAGCTGCAAACCGAAATCGCACAGCTGCAGCAGCGGCTGGCCCAACTGCCCCCTGTCAACCTGCAAGAAATCGCGCAGACCGTCGCCATTTCCCAGTTCTGGCTTGACCTATCAGAGCCAGAGCGACGATTTTTCTTCCGAGAATTTTTGCGAGAGATCAAGGTCATTCGAGCTGATGGCGAGTGGCACATCGAGCTAGACTTTATTTTCTTTGGATAA
- a CDS encoding NAD(P)H-dependent oxidoreductase subunit E, which translates to MTHSDSNTPPRRRFVAICQNRSCLRSRSDQVLAAFQQHQSDTLMVAGSGCMGQCGSGPMVRVMPDGTWYCRVSPKDVPKIVTEHLENDRPVKRLLHPRFHPQFDASSFPQPPLSDQ; encoded by the coding sequence GTGACCCATTCCGACTCCAATACCCCGCCCCGCCGCCGCTTCGTTGCTATTTGCCAGAACCGATCCTGCCTGCGCAGTCGCTCTGACCAGGTGCTGGCCGCCTTTCAACAGCACCAGTCCGACACCCTCATGGTGGCAGGCAGTGGCTGCATGGGGCAATGCGGTTCGGGGCCGATGGTCAGAGTCATGCCCGACGGCACCTGGTACTGCCGAGTGAGCCCAAAGGATGTACCCAAAATCGTCACCGAGCACCTTGAGAACGATCGGCCCGTCAAGCGATTGCTTCACCCCCGATTTCATCCTCAGTTCGATGCCTCATCCTTTCCCCAACCCCCTCTGTCAGACCAGTAA
- a CDS encoding tocopherol cyclase family protein has product MLFIPTTPLQTPHSGYHWDGSDRRFFEGWYFRVTLPQDRQTFAFMHSIEDPKDNQPHSGGATQILGPDDSYFCRTFRDVDRFWAWEQALGVGHWRYANPTLPVCYLLPEEFEADVQEGYQATTTWHQGRLHDPATGQSAVWQYKTNPIYGWGNPDQTQQSTAGWLSQFPIFEPGWQILMAHGLATGWIDWQGKRYEFVNAPAYSEKNWGGAFPEKWFWLNCNAFDGESDLALTAGGGRRQVITWMEEVAMVGIHYRDRFYEFVPWNAQVSWRIAPWGRWYMTAETDDYAVELVGTTDLPGLPLRAPTREGLQFCCQDTALGQLQLRLWQKRGGQRQPILSATSSQCGLEVGGGPWPGTWISGPSRF; this is encoded by the coding sequence ATGCTGTTTATACCCACTACGCCTCTACAAACTCCCCACAGCGGCTACCACTGGGATGGTAGCGATCGCCGCTTCTTTGAGGGCTGGTACTTCCGCGTCACCCTGCCGCAGGATCGCCAAACCTTCGCCTTCATGCACTCCATAGAAGACCCTAAGGATAACCAGCCCCACAGCGGCGGCGCGACCCAAATTCTTGGCCCTGATGACAGCTACTTTTGCCGCACCTTTAGAGACGTAGATCGGTTTTGGGCTTGGGAGCAGGCCCTAGGGGTAGGGCACTGGCGCTATGCCAACCCTACTTTGCCTGTGTGCTACTTGCTGCCAGAAGAGTTTGAGGCCGACGTGCAGGAAGGCTACCAGGCCACCACTACTTGGCACCAAGGACGACTGCATGATCCGGCAACAGGCCAATCAGCGGTCTGGCAGTACAAAACCAACCCGATCTACGGCTGGGGCAACCCCGACCAAACCCAACAATCCACTGCTGGCTGGCTGTCCCAGTTCCCCATCTTTGAGCCGGGCTGGCAAATTCTCATGGCCCACGGCCTAGCGACTGGCTGGATTGATTGGCAGGGTAAGCGCTACGAATTTGTCAACGCGCCTGCCTACAGCGAAAAAAACTGGGGCGGTGCCTTTCCAGAGAAGTGGTTTTGGCTCAACTGCAATGCCTTTGACGGGGAGTCAGACCTGGCCCTAACGGCGGGCGGCGGGCGGCGTCAGGTCATCACCTGGATGGAAGAAGTGGCGATGGTGGGCATTCACTACCGCGATCGGTTCTACGAGTTCGTGCCGTGGAATGCTCAGGTGTCTTGGCGCATTGCGCCCTGGGGCCGCTGGTACATGACTGCTGAAACAGACGACTATGCAGTTGAACTGGTAGGCACCACAGACCTGCCGGGGTTGCCGCTGCGGGCTCCTACCCGCGAGGGACTGCAGTTTTGCTGTCAAGATACGGCGCTGGGACAGCTCCAGCTTCGGCTATGGCAGAAGCGAGGTGGGCAGCGTCAGCCTATCTTGAGCGCTACCAGCAGTCAGTGCGGGCTAGAGGTCGGTGGCGGTCCTTGGCCAGGTACTTGGATAAGCGGCCCCAGTCGCTTCTAA
- a CDS encoding amidase family protein gives MTNQFYRVFTGSACLLVLSPFFLPAAALAATFKLEDASVRSINDAFSSGALSSESLTQLYLNRIDAYEGQLNNFAYINPNALEEARSLDIERQTFGPRSPLHGIPVLLKDNIDTFDMPTTAGSLALEGSTPSDDAFITTLLRESGAVILGKASLTEYANFLANGMPAGYSSLNGYTFNPYNPFPLPEGDGRPVLSPGGSSAGSAAAVAANLVPLSIGTETSGSILSPGNQNSIVGIKPTVGLISRDGIIPIAASQDTAGPFGKTVEDVAYLLGALTGVDPSDPATAASEGLFFEDYTQFLDKTALKGARIGIPKEFFWEGLSEEQIGIAEEALATMQSLGAELVFEEIETVDELSNFSSSVLSYEFKRDLNAYLASLGPDAPVKTLADVIAFNEANAEVALKYGQARALAAEEKDLAPGSEDTLQYLADRATDLLLAKEQGIDAYIDTYDLDAVLFPATRGASIGAKAGYPSIIVPGGYLSDGTPYGITFLTKAYEEPTLISFGYAYEQASQKRVSPSLFPALPGETIDYEKVPEPGFIPALVGIGTVLIATRRLRRKQLGYAVCNETVSASDA, from the coding sequence ATGACAAATCAGTTCTATAGGGTGTTTACTGGTTCAGCATGCTTGCTTGTGCTGTCACCATTTTTTCTGCCAGCCGCTGCACTAGCTGCAACTTTCAAGTTAGAAGATGCCTCCGTAAGAAGTATCAACGATGCCTTTAGTTCAGGTGCATTGTCCTCGGAGAGCTTAACTCAACTTTACTTAAACCGAATTGATGCGTACGAAGGACAACTCAATAACTTTGCCTACATCAATCCTAATGCTTTGGAAGAAGCAAGATCCCTTGATATAGAACGGCAAACCTTTGGGCCACGTAGCCCTTTGCATGGTATTCCTGTGCTTCTGAAAGACAATATTGATACTTTTGATATGCCCACGACGGCGGGTTCTCTTGCCCTTGAAGGCTCAACTCCATCGGATGATGCCTTTATCACTACGCTCTTAAGAGAGTCTGGAGCAGTCATTTTAGGTAAGGCAAGCCTGACTGAGTATGCTAACTTCCTAGCCAATGGCATGCCCGCTGGCTACTCGTCGTTAAACGGTTACACCTTCAACCCCTACAACCCATTTCCGCTACCTGAAGGAGATGGCAGACCAGTACTCTCCCCAGGCGGCTCTAGTGCAGGATCAGCAGCGGCTGTTGCAGCGAATCTGGTTCCCCTTTCCATAGGAACAGAAACTTCGGGCTCTATCCTCAGCCCAGGCAACCAAAACTCCATTGTTGGCATCAAACCAACCGTTGGCCTGATCAGCCGGGATGGAATTATCCCCATTGCCGCAAGTCAAGATACGGCTGGCCCCTTCGGCAAAACTGTCGAAGATGTAGCGTACCTCTTAGGCGCTCTCACAGGCGTTGATCCAAGTGATCCTGCAACAGCAGCAAGTGAAGGGCTATTTTTTGAAGACTACACCCAGTTTCTAGATAAAACGGCTCTCAAGGGTGCTCGCATTGGAATTCCCAAAGAGTTCTTTTGGGAGGGACTTTCGGAAGAGCAGATTGGGATCGCTGAAGAAGCCTTAGCTACAATGCAAAGCCTCGGTGCAGAACTTGTATTCGAGGAAATTGAAACAGTTGATGAGCTTTCTAACTTTAGCTCCTCTGTTCTTTCCTATGAGTTCAAGCGCGACTTGAACGCTTATTTGGCTAGCTTAGGGCCAGATGCTCCTGTCAAAACCCTAGCAGACGTAATCGCATTTAATGAAGCCAACGCAGAGGTCGCTTTAAAGTACGGACAAGCTCGTGCTCTGGCGGCCGAGGAGAAAGACTTAGCACCAGGAAGCGAGGATACCCTACAGTATTTAGCCGATAGAGCAACTGATTTACTGTTGGCTAAAGAACAAGGGATCGATGCCTACATCGACACCTACGACCTTGATGCTGTTCTATTCCCGGCTACTCGGGGAGCTTCTATCGGAGCCAAAGCCGGATATCCAAGCATCATCGTGCCAGGCGGCTACCTAAGTGATGGAACACCCTATGGCATTACCTTCTTAACCAAAGCTTATGAGGAGCCAACTCTGATCAGCTTTGGATACGCTTATGAGCAGGCTTCCCAAAAGCGGGTTTCTCCATCTCTGTTCCCTGCACTCCCAGGCGAGACAATTGACTACGAAAAAGTGCCCGAGCCAGGTTTCATTCCGGCACTCGTGGGAATTGGCACTGTGCTAATAGCAACGAGGAGACTGCGGCGTAAGCAGTTGGGCTATGCGGTTTGTAACGAGACCGTCAGCGCATCTGACGCTTAG
- a CDS encoding class I SAM-dependent methyltransferase produces MKESDKHIAALIDLHRSLDRQGPGDAAFSKHILSLLPELPQKPRIADLGSGTGAGTFVLIEWFKAKVCAVDFSQAFLDELEAHAEARGLRDRVQTVQGDMGSLNWPPASIDLLWSEGAAYNLTFFGALRAWRPLLASNGLAVISEISWFSKDIPEPVWNYWTNAYPAISTEAENSEKAVAAGFRVLAIHRLPASAWWENYYNPLKEKIAFIKADADEAMGSVIQEVEAEMDIFRHYSDTYGYSFYVLQAA; encoded by the coding sequence ATGAAAGAATCTGACAAGCACATTGCTGCGCTGATCGACCTACACCGGAGTTTGGATCGTCAAGGGCCAGGGGATGCAGCTTTCTCAAAGCATATCCTTTCGCTGCTGCCAGAATTGCCCCAAAAACCGCGCATTGCAGACCTTGGAAGTGGTACTGGGGCCGGAACCTTTGTCCTAATTGAGTGGTTCAAAGCCAAGGTCTGTGCCGTTGACTTTTCTCAAGCCTTTCTCGATGAGCTTGAGGCGCATGCTGAGGCGCGAGGCCTGCGAGATCGGGTTCAGACGGTGCAGGGCGATATGGGCAGTCTGAACTGGCCGCCAGCCTCTATCGATCTTTTGTGGTCTGAAGGGGCAGCGTACAACCTGACTTTTTTTGGCGCACTGAGGGCTTGGAGGCCACTGCTGGCTAGCAATGGCCTGGCGGTAATATCAGAGATTAGCTGGTTTTCAAAAGATATTCCCGAACCAGTTTGGAACTATTGGACGAATGCCTACCCGGCCATTTCAACCGAAGCAGAGAACTCTGAAAAAGCTGTGGCGGCTGGCTTTAGGGTTCTGGCTATCCATCGGCTGCCCGCGTCTGCTTGGTGGGAGAACTACTACAATCCGCTCAAAGAGAAGATAGCCTTTATCAAAGCAGACGCAGATGAGGCGATGGGATCGGTCATTCAAGAAGTTGAGGCCGAAATGGATATCTTTCGGCACTACAGCGACACGTACGGCTATTCGTTTTATGTGCTTCAAGCCGCTTAA